GGAACGCCGCAATGAAAGAATCGCACTCAGCCTTGGCCGTCGAACCGCAGAGCGCGCGCTCGCCGGAGGCGGGTCCCGCTCGTGGCGAAGCCATTTATCGTTTCACGGATCGGACCGAGCCAAGGAGGCCACTACACCTCGTGATGATCGTGAGGCTTGAGAACGACCGTCCTGTCCTGACCTCTGCAACGGCATCAGCGCACCGATCGGCAATCGAGATTATTCCCGGCGCCGCACTGGTGGATCTGGAACGTGAGCGCATCCCGGAGCGCGTTCCGGAACCCTTTAATTGTTTAGCCAGACTCATCATTCCTCATCCCAAACTTTAACCGACACAACCAGCCCCCAACCTTATTATGAATTCACGTTACGAAACCCCCGCTGCGGTTCGACATGACGCCCATACTTTAGCCGAAGAAGCGAGAGCCCTGCTCCAGGCCACCGCGGATGTGGCCGACGAGAAGGTGGCCGAAGCCCGTAAGCGCCTGGAGAGCGCATTGGAACGAGGTCAAGACGTCATAGCCCTCGTTAAAGAACAAGCCACCGCCAGCGTCACGGCCGCTGACAAGCGCGTTCGGGAGAATCCATACGAAGCCATGGCGATCGCATTCGGATTGGGAGCGGTGCTCAGCTATCTGATTACCCGACGTGGCTAACCAGGGGTCTGGCATGGTCGAAAGCCCTTCCATTTTCCGAGAGATCCAGGGTCTGCTCAAGCGGTTCGGACGAGATTTGCTCGGCCTCGGACAGGTCCGGTTGGAGCTCTTCGTGGTGGAAATCCAGGAGGAACGAGAGCGTTGGATCGCAGCGTTTTTTCTCTCTTTGCTGGTGGCCGCGTTTGGCCTTCTGGCTGGCTTTTCGCTCACGATCGCAGTGGCGGTGCTCCTCTGGGAGCATTCCCCGGGGTATGCGCTGCTCATTCTCACTTCGGTCTACTCGCTGGCCGCCTTTCTTTATTATCGGCGATTGGCGAAAATGCGACGCGAGTGGTCCATCCTCCCGGAGACTCTGGGGCAGCTCCAGAAGGACCGCGAATGTTTAGAACGCTTGCTCAAGTGACTACTCTGGAATCGAGACGGCGGCTGCTGACTTCCACGGCCGAAGTTCAACGAAGGAACCTTGGCGAGAGCTGGGCCGGACTTCGTTCAGTGACGCAACTCGCAATAAGTGGCATTCGAAATGATGCCACGCGGGTTGGAAGCCTGGCCGCCGCCGGCACCGCGATCTGGAGTGCGATACGCCTCCTGCGCGGAACTCCTCAGGCGCCAGGATCAGCGAAACCTGGCGCGACGGTCTTTTCTCGTGCGTTGGGGTGGTTCAAGTTGGGCACCGCATTATGGAACGGTCTGCGAAGCGGCGGGTCCAATCCTTCGAGCGGGTTCCGATCGAAATCCGATTTTTAAAGTCCTGTCTGTTAACCCAAACAATCCGGGAGAAAGTTTCATTTATGCTACGCTGGTCCTTGATTTTCTTGATCGTCGCCTTGGCTGCCGCCTTCTTGGGCTTCAGCGCTCTGGCCGGAACCGCTGCCATGATTGCGAAGGTCCTCTTTGGTGTGTTTCTGATTCTATTCTTGGTGTCTTTGATTCAGAGAAACGCTTGAGCCAGGACCTTGGTTTGCCGCGGATGTCCTGGAGGTGACAGGCTTATCCGTCCGCCCACCACTCGGCCTCCCAGCCACAAGTAAGTGGTGGGGAGGCTCGACCAAACTGGCCTATTCCAAGCCAATCTTCTTGCGTTTCCGGTAGAGGGTGGCTTGATCGATGCCCAGCACCTCGGCCGCTTCCACCAAACTTCGGGTCCTAGCCAGAACCTGGCGAATGTGCTGCTCCTCTAGGGTCTCCAGAGAAATGAGCGTGCCGGCCGCCGCCGGGGTTGGGCTCTGCCCTGGGGCAGATCCGTCGGCGGAGCCATTGAGGTCGGCCGGGAGATCCTTAGGAAGGATCGCTTCTCCCCGCGAAAGAATGGCCGCCCGCTCGATCGCATTGCGCAATTCCCGAAGATTTCCCGGCCAGGAATGCGCAAACAGTCGCGCTACGGCATCCTCGGAAAAGCTGGAAATCGTGCGCCCACATTGCGCGGAGAAATGTTTCAGGTAGTGCTCGGCGAAACGGAGTAGGTCGTTCTGGCGGGCGCGCAGCGGCGGCATCTCCACCGCAATCACGTTCAGACGGAAGTAAAGGTCCTCCCGAAAGGCTCCTTCGGCTACGCGTTTCCTCAGGTCGCGGTTGGTTGCGGCGATCACACGCACGTTCGCTTGGCGGGTAACGTTCTCGCCCAACCGTTCGTACTCTCGCTCCTGCAGCAGGCGAAGTAGTTTCGGCTGGATCTCCATGGGTAGATCGCCGATCTCGTCCAGGAACAACGTGCCTCCCTCCGCCGCCTTGGTCTTGCCCCAATGATCTTTGAGCGCTCCCGTGAACGAGCCTTTGACGTGGCCGAAGAGCTCGCTCTCGAGAAGCTCCTTGGAAAGGCTGGGGCAACTGATGGTCACGAAAGGCTTGTCGGCGAGGTGGCTGCCTTGATGAACCGCTCGAGCCGCGACGCTCTTCCCGGTGCCGCTCTCGCCGAGAATCAGGATGGATGCCGGCGTCGGCGCGGCCCGCATCAGCACCTCCATGACTTCGCGCATCAAGGGCGTGGTGAAATCGAAGATGGGCTCCGCGTTCTGCGACTTGGTCTCGATCACCTCCCGTTCCAGCTTTTCGATCTGCTGGCCGAGCTGCCGAAACCGCTGTACTCGAGCGAGCACGGTGTGCAGTTGCTCGCGCAGGAAGGGCTTCTCCAAGTAATCGGCCGCGCCTCTCCTCATCGCCTCCACGGCTGTTTTGACGCTTCCTTGAGCGGTGAATAGGATCACCGGCAGGGCGGGGAATTGCTTCTGGATTTCCACCAGCACCTCTAGCCCGCTTTCCTGGCCAAGATTGAGATCCAGCAGCGCCGCATCGAACTTGTCCTCCTTGAGCCGGGCCAGCCCGCCCTGCCCGGAAGCCACGCCTTCCGCATAGTGCCCCTCATCCTCGATGACAAAACAGGTGGCGTCGCGGAACGTTCTATCGTCGTCGATTACCAGAAAGTCCATAGTGTTTGATATTTAGCTAAGCTTTGGTTTGGGAAGGCGAACGACGAATGTGGTCCCTTGGCCGAAAGTGCTCTCGCAGATCAACTCCCCGTCCATGGCGTTGACCAGCTTCTTTACAATGCTCAATCCTAGGCCGGTGGACGGTTCGCCGCTCGTGGGTCGCGCTGAAAGTCGTCCATATCGCTTGAACATCCGCGCCCGGTCCTCGGGCGTGAAACCCGGCCCCTGGTCTCGCACAGTGCACTCGACGTAGCTCTCAGCCGGCGTAACCGTCACAAAGATCTCCCGTCCCGGTTGCGAGAATTTCAACGCGTTCGACAGCAGGTTGTCCAAGACCTGGTTTACTGCCGTGGGATCGGCCATGACATCGGTCCCGGTCGGAGCGATGGCGGTATGGACCTGGAGCTGCTTTCGGTGGGCGGCTTCGCCGTACTGGCGCACCGCAACCACCGCAGCGTCGGCCAGGCTCAGCGTTCTCGGCTTGAGGACCATGGCATGATCTGTGGCCGCGTTGGCCAATAACTCCTTCACGAACGCCAGGAGCTGGCCGCTCGTATGGCTGATGTTCTCGGCGAGCTGGCTCGCCCGAACTTCCGAGCCTCGGCCGCCGACAATGGCCTGGCCCAGCAGTTGGGCGCTCATCTGCATCCCGCCCAAATGGTTCTTAAGATCGTGAGCGAGAATGCCGAGCAGCTCATCCTTGTCTTCCGCCAGCCAGCGTAGTCGGTCCCGCGCTCGTTTCAGGGCGAGCTGAGTGTTGACGCGTGAAACCAATTCCGCGTGGTGGAATGGCTTGGTGACATAGTCGACACCGCCTGCCTCCAGGGCACGGACGATGAAGTCCTTGTCATCAGCGGCCGAGAGGAAAATGACCGGAATGTCGCTCAGGTCAGGATTCTTCCGGATCTGCACGCAGACCTCACAGCCATCCATCTCCGGCATGAGGAAATCCAAGAGGATTAAGTCCGGCGGGCGCAGGGCTAACCGCTTTAATGCGGTGGTTCCGTCCTGTGCGGGGATGATCTCATGGCCGAGCTTGCCGAGCACTCCGCCCACCACCTGGATATTGGCGGGTTGATCATCCACGACGAGTATCGTCGCCGGAGCTTGGTTTTCCCCTCGGGGATCTGATGCAACTGGTGTGTTTGAAGTCATGAGGTTCGGTGGCCTTTCAAAGCGCTGATGACGGAAGTGAATGCCGCCAAGCTTTGCTCAAGCTCTACTAGCGCGTAGGAGTCCGCGTGTCGAGCTAGCTCAAGGCCGTAGGATTGAAGATAGGGGCAATGCCATACTGTGGCGAGCTCCATTAGAGCCCCGGCGAAACGCCGGCTTTCGCCAAATGCGCCGGTCGCTCGAACCTCGGGCCAGACTTCTCGTTCCATCTGCTCGAGTATGGCAATCAGCTCCGGTGCGGCATTCCCGGGCGATGGTCGTCCTGTGGGAAGCGGGCTGACAACCGCAGCACCGCTAGAATCGGGGGAGGCAGGAATGAATTTGGCGAGTTCCTCAAAAAGGCCTTGGCGGGTAAACGGCTTGCGAATGTAACCCGTAAACATGCGCTTGAGTTCCTGCTCGTCATTCAAGAGGCTGGACGCGGTCACGGCTATTATGGGGATGGATTCCATGCCGGGGATCTTGCGGAGTTCCGGCAAGGTCTCCCTGCCGTCCATCACGGGCATCCGCAGATCGAGCAGGATGACGTCGGGACGCTCGAGCCGCGCCTTGAGGAGAGCATCTCTGCCGTCCGATGCCAGCACGAGGCGGTGGCGGGAGCCGGCGAAGATCCCCTGGACCAGGTGACGGTTGGTCTCGTTGTCGTCCACGACCATGATTGTCGAAGGCTGCAACGCGTCAAAGTTCAGCGACGGACTGGCTTCCGAGGGGTCCGAGGAGCTGGCGCGAGCCGAGACGGGCACGTCGCGAAACTCCAATCGGAACGTCGAACCCTGTCCGAGGACGCTGGTGGCTCTGACGGAGCCCCCCATCTTCTCGGTCAGGCGCTGCACGATCGAGAGGCCGAGCCCGGTGCCTGAGGTCTCTTTTTCCCGATGTGTGCCCGCCTGCACGAAGGGTTGGAAAATGGCATCGAGGCGGTGTTCGGGGATCCCAACACCCGTGTCGATCACCTCAATCACCAGAGTGATGTTGCTCCGATCATCCAGGTTGAGGCCCCGCACCTGCACCGCGACCTTCCCCCGATCCGTGAACTTGACGGCGTTTCCGACGAGATTGATCAATACTTGTCTCAGTCGTACGCGGTCAATGAGCAGCGCCCGGGGGAGTTCCTCGGAGATGTGGCATTCCAGCTTGATCGACTTTTTCGACGCGGGCTCTGAAAACACAGTCTGCAGAAAATCGCAGATCTCCTTGGGATCGGTTGGCTCCGGGCGCAGCTCCAGCACTCCTGCTTCGATCTTGGACATGTCCAGAATGTCATTCATGAGCTGGAGCAAAGAGTCGGCGCTGCTTCGCATGGCGTGTAGATACTGGAGCTGGCGAGGATGCTTCAGTTCGCTGGCCAGCAGTTCACAAAACCCCAGGATCGCATTCATCGGCGTGCGGATTTCATGGCTCATGTTAGCCAGGAAGGCCGATTTTTCGCGGCTGCTCCGCTCAGCCTGCAAACGCGCTTCGACCAATTGCCTTTCGCGTTCCTTGTGCCCCAACATGATTCTGGCCAGCCAGAAGGCGTACACGCCCGCGCCGATTCCGACCACGCCTGCACTGAGGCTGGTCAACCCGGCGCGCAAGAGCTGACCTTTGGTATCATTTTCCCCGATCTCTGCACGCTCGGGGCTCAGGTTTTGTATGGCGTCGATCTGCTGTCGCAGCGCGTCCATGCGGAGCAGGCCTTCACGCGACGCCACCAGCTTCGCCGCGGGCAGGAGACCTTGGTTCCTTCGACTCTCCAGAACCTCCTGATGGGAAGCCATGCATAGGTCCACTTGCCGTTGCAACTTCCCGATTTCCTCGAGCAAACGGGGGCGGTCGCGCGCCAGGTCCCTGAGATTGGCAAGGAGGGCTGGCACTTCCTTTTCGGCGTTACCCATGGGCGCGAGAAACTGGTCATCGCCCGTGATGGTGAAACCACGCTGTGCGGTTTCGATGTCGAGCATCAGCTTGAGCAGCTCGTCGACACGCCGCGCGGTGGTGACCATCACCCGGTTCGCCTCGAGGCGGCGCGAGAGTTCCTTCCACGTCGCGGCTGCCAGCACCACGCTGACTAAGGAAAGCGTGAGCCACACGACGACCACCGACCGGTAGATCTGGTTCTTGCGCTTCAGAGGCTTGTTCGTGCTCGTTAACAGTTGTGCCGATTCAGGCAGAGCAGGGCGGCGTCGGCACCGCGCTGGCGTGGCCCCTTCGGAGCGCACCTGCATCCTGTCACCCCGGGCTTGTTAGCGCCCCTGCCGAGCCTGCTCAAAATCGTATTGGACTAGGAGGCCAACACTGTGCCCTCCCTTTTCGCTTCGACGTTCCCGCACGGCATTGATGCCGTAACCGTAGCGGGCCACGATTCGGCAGATCCTGCTTTTTGGAGTGAAGGTCAGCCCCCCGCCCACCCCTGACTGCCAGCTGTCCGGTTGTTCAAATCCCTCCAGCTCATCGAGGTAGGCGGTAGCCCCTTCTAACCTAAGCTGGAACCGACCGGTGCCGTCCAGCGGAATGAGGTAGCTCGCATGAAAATGCATGAACCGCCGGGCCGTTAATTCCTGATGATAGTACCCGGGCAGAATCAAGGGAAACTCTGCCACCAGGGGAAGCACTCCGCCTAGCCGCCAGGCACCCAGTCTGTCTGCGTCGCCCGATCCACCCGCCGTCACCGCCAAGGAGGCCTTGTGGCCGGTGTTGGTCCACGCATAGTCCAAACCGGCGTACGCCCAGTAAAGGTCCACCCGCGATTGAATGCGTCGATCTCCAAGAAACCCAAAGCCGCCATCGTTCGACCGCCATTGTCGCTCAAACCAGACGGAGAGTTCGAGACCCAGGTCGGGATACAACACGGGCTCTTTTCCGGCGAAGCGCAAGCCGGTTCGGAAATACGGCATAAAGCGATCATCGGGCGGCTCAAAGCTGTCATCGGTATTGCCGGTCCGGTTGAACACCGAATAGCGGCCGCCTCCTTTCACAACCAGCGAAAGGGGGATGGTCATGGCTGGATTCAGCAGTTGGTAGATGCCGACGGAGAGTCCGCCTCCGTGGCCATCGAAGCTTTCCTCCCGATGATAGTTACCCTGTCGTATCTCGTAGTAATTGTCACCATAGCCTCCCCCGGAGAAGCCAATCCCGAGATCGGTATGAGGCGAGATCAGCCCGCGGAATCCCAGTTCTCCGTCCAGGTAAATCGGAGCGATCGCCAGCCGGAGCATCACGTTGGTGCCCGCAATCGCCGGGTTGTTGTAATAGTAATAGGCGTACCCTGATTGGGGACCACGCCCGTTGATCGGCTGGTCATACCCGACCTGCAGCAGACTGCGTCGCACTGGGTCCAGCTGTCCATAGACAGAACCTGGTGATGTCACCAGAAGCAGCAGGATTCCGATCCATTGGCTCGAAACCTGGATCCAGCTCCGGATGCTGGAATCCCTGGTCTTCAACAACGACTCGGGAGATGGAGCGATGCGGTGAGCATCGCGATGGCTGCGGCCGCTGTGGCGGAGTGGAACGAGGGGCTTCATTAATTGACCTTCTTGCCTTGAATCACTCGCACGAGCACAACGACGATAGCCACGACCAGGAGGATGTGGATAAAGCCACCCATCGTGTAGGAGGAAACCAGACCTAGAAGCCAAGCAATAATCAGGATGAGAGCTAGAGTATAGAGCATAGGACCAGTCGGATGAATGTTAGTGTAAGTCCGTCTTCAGTTTTTCTGCTTCCGCGTCGCAGCGATTGGGTCTCGTTCAAACCTCACCCATCAACGGAAGCGGCTTGGCTTTAGCTATAAGCATGCCGGGTGAGGAGGTTGGCGTGGCGCAGGCGATTTGGAACGTGGCTTGACCTCGGGCTCCGAACGATGCGAACCGCGAAAGCTGGCTCTCCTCGCGGTAGGCAGAGGTCCTGGGGCGATCTGGAGTATCCGGGTTACACGAGCGGGCGTCGGAAGCCCTGTTCATGTCTGGCGACACATGAGGGTTCATTTCGCATTGCAAATCGCACTACCAGCCATGCGGGTCGTGCAAAATGCAATCTTTCGAGCCTCCTACTGGGTTCAATCGGGGGCACTGACCCAAAAATCCATACTCATTGGTGGGGGCGTGACTCGGCACGGTCCTTGCGTAGGAAGTTGTCGTATGAACAAGAACCTCGGCCTCGTCCTGATCATTTGTGGAATCGTTGTCACCATTCTTGGTGTGAGCGCCTCCGAATCCTTCAGTTCCGAGCTTTCTCGATTCTTTACCGGCAGCCCTACCGAGAAGTCGATCTGGCTGTTGCTGCTCGGGGTCGCCCTGACGTCCGTCGGGGCCGTCTTGAGACTCGGAAAAGCATGAGCGCTTGATTTTTTCAACTCGTCCACCACGACCTGACTACAACAATTATGAACTCGATCCCCATGAAACTGGCACTTACACGCTTCGGTCTCCTCCTCGTCTGCTTGATGCTCTCCTTTGCTGGTAGCGGCTGCAAACACACAGCGAACGGCGCGGGGCAGGACATTGAAAAGATGGGTGAAAAGATCCAGGAAAAAACCCAACCCTGACGGCATCTGGTAACTGAAGGACGGCCTGACTCCTCTGGGGAAGGCCTCCTCCGGTTCCACGCCCGACGGTTGAACGGCCACGAGGGGCAACTCGTGCAGCTATCAACTGTCGGGTTTTTTATTGGTGGACGCGGACCGCTCAACGTGGTGAAGGGCGGATGGTCCGGTTTCCGGGTGGGGACACGACTGGATTCAAGGCCGCGCTTTGCATGACGCAAAATGCAAAGCAATCCGGAGGATTGCAAGAGACTCTCGGCGAATCCATAGGACGCATGCGGGCCGCCCGCTGGCACCTGTTTTGCTAAAATGTGAAACCGTGAAAACTCCCACTCTAACTCTTACCGAGGCCCCATCCACACCCAAGCCTCCGGGGACCCAGAAGCCCCGGGCCAAGCGCAGGAAGAAATCCAAGCCACGAACTCGAAAAGCTCCCAGTTCCCCACTACAGCGCATTTTTCTGAGTGAGTTGGCCGATGTTCTTCACGCTGAAAAGCAACAGGTCAAAGCTTTGCCCCTGTTGGCTCGAGCTGTTCACGAACCCGCTCTGAAGCAGGCGATCAACGATCACGCGAAAGCGACGCGGGAGCATGTGAAACGCGATCAGCAAATTTTCAAACTCTTGGGCAAGCCAGCCCCCCACCGACCCTGCGTCGGAATGCGCGGAATCATCGGCGAAGCCAGGAAGTCACTCCAAGGTGCCCCTTCGGCCAGCAAGGATGCGCTCATCGTCGCCTCCGCCCAAAAGGCTGAGCATTATGAGATCGCCACTTATGGAACGCTCCTGGCCTGGGCGAAAACTTTGCAGCAGGACAAAATCACGCAGCTCCTCGAGACGACACTTCGCGAGGAGGAGTCCACCGATGCGTTGCTCACCCGGATTTCAGAAGCCCGACTCAACCAAGACGCCGCCGATAACAAAACAAACAAACTCAAACCACAACAAAGGACGGATATGCCACGCGACAATGAGCCTGTATGGGACAATGCCCCACAGCATCGCCACTCAACTTCTGAACAGGGAGAATATGAACGTGAACGGCACCCCGATGAATGGCGTGAAGGTAATGGCCGAAGGTATTTTCCCGAGGACGATGAAGATATAGATTCGCCACGCTCGAGCAGCGGCGGTCGTCATCGTGATGAGGATCGAGAGGGTCAAGATAGAGACTATGAGCGCTACTCTGACCGGGATCGACCCACCTTCCGGACCGAGTACGACGACAGCCGCCGATCATTCCCTCGGGTTGAATATTCTAACTCCGAACGGGAGGGCGACTGGGATCGAGGGCCCGAGCGTGAGCGTGACGATCACGGAAGATCTCCAACCCGCTCTCGCTCCTCAGCGTCCCGCGAGGAAGGCGATGATCGCTATTCGGATCACCAAATGAACCGGGGTTCTTCCGGCTGGAGATCTTCCGACACGAGTCGCGACCGGGATCAATATGGTCGGTTCGAGGGCCAAAACTACGGAGGTGACTCCTCCGCCTACTCCAACGATCGTCGCAGCAGCGCTCGATCCTCCGGATCGTCCTCTGATCGTGACCGGGATAATCAAGGACGGTACCGGAGCGAAAATCGTAGTTCCTCCTCGTCGGGTGAAGGCTCCCAGAGGGGGCAAACAGGCCGCTCGGGATACTCTTCGCGAAGCAACCAGGACCGGTTTCAGGGTGAGTCCCGATCATCGGCCGATCGCAGCTATGAAACCCGACGTTCTTCTGACGATGCCTCTCGTGGCTCCTCACGCCCGGGTTCCAACCGTTCAGCTCGAAATCAGGCCGATCAAGGTCGTTATGCGCGGGATCGCGAATCCAATTCTGAGAACCGCTCGCGCAGTTCCAGCCGCAGCGACACTCGCGCTGGGGAACGCGACGCCTCCCGACGCCGGACCGGAGTGATCACCGCAGGAGACCATCGCTCGAATCGGGATGAGCAAGGCCGTTTTCGGGGCGAGGCTGGATCCTCTTCGGCGGGAGACCGGGGTGAGCGATCCTACTCTGACGAAGACGATGACAATCGGACGGGATGGAATCGCCGATCATACTCCTCTTATTCCGAAAGCAATTGAGGCACTTCGTTGAGCCGAGTGTCTGACCCTCCACCAAGGGTGCCGGAGAGACTAAAAGACAAAAGTCCTTCGCACCCTTGGTGCCGTTCCAAGGGATGCTCTTCGGCTCCGGCATGCCGCAGGGCGGTTGGATTGTCTTGGTTACTTACTTTTCAGGTCGGGAACGTCAGTCGCC
This DNA window, taken from Verrucomicrobiales bacterium, encodes the following:
- a CDS encoding DUF883 family protein, whose product is MNSRYETPAAVRHDAHTLAEEARALLQATADVADEKVAEARKRLESALERGQDVIALVKEQATASVTAADKRVRENPYEAMAIAFGLGAVLSYLITRRG
- a CDS encoding phage holin family protein, with product MVESPSIFREIQGLLKRFGRDLLGLGQVRLELFVVEIQEERERWIAAFFLSLLVAAFGLLAGFSLTIAVAVLLWEHSPGYALLILTSVYSLAAFLYYRRLAKMRREWSILPETLGQLQKDRECLERLLK
- a CDS encoding DUF1328 domain-containing protein, yielding MLRWSLIFLIVALAAAFLGFSALAGTAAMIAKVLFGVFLILFLVSLIQRNA
- a CDS encoding sigma-54-dependent Fis family transcriptional regulator is translated as MDFLVIDDDRTFRDATCFVIEDEGHYAEGVASGQGGLARLKEDKFDAALLDLNLGQESGLEVLVEIQKQFPALPVILFTAQGSVKTAVEAMRRGAADYLEKPFLREQLHTVLARVQRFRQLGQQIEKLEREVIETKSQNAEPIFDFTTPLMREVMEVLMRAAPTPASILILGESGTGKSVAARAVHQGSHLADKPFVTISCPSLSKELLESELFGHVKGSFTGALKDHWGKTKAAEGGTLFLDEIGDLPMEIQPKLLRLLQEREYERLGENVTRQANVRVIAATNRDLRKRVAEGAFREDLYFRLNVIAVEMPPLRARQNDLLRFAEHYLKHFSAQCGRTISSFSEDAVARLFAHSWPGNLRELRNAIERAAILSRGEAILPKDLPADLNGSADGSAPGQSPTPAAAGTLISLETLEEQHIRQVLARTRSLVEAAEVLGIDQATLYRKRKKIGLE
- a CDS encoding hybrid sensor histidine kinase/response regulator gives rise to the protein MTSNTPVASDPRGENQAPATILVVDDQPANIQVVGGVLGKLGHEIIPAQDGTTALKRLALRPPDLILLDFLMPEMDGCEVCVQIRKNPDLSDIPVIFLSAADDKDFIVRALEAGGVDYVTKPFHHAELVSRVNTQLALKRARDRLRWLAEDKDELLGILAHDLKNHLGGMQMSAQLLGQAIVGGRGSEVRASQLAENISHTSGQLLAFVKELLANAATDHAMVLKPRTLSLADAAVVAVRQYGEAAHRKQLQVHTAIAPTGTDVMADPTAVNQVLDNLLSNALKFSQPGREIFVTVTPAESYVECTVRDQGPGFTPEDRARMFKRYGRLSARPTSGEPSTGLGLSIVKKLVNAMDGELICESTFGQGTTFVVRLPKPKLS
- a CDS encoding CHASE3 domain-containing protein, with the protein product MQVRSEGATPARCRRRPALPESAQLLTSTNKPLKRKNQIYRSVVVVWLTLSLVSVVLAAATWKELSRRLEANRVMVTTARRVDELLKLMLDIETAQRGFTITGDDQFLAPMGNAEKEVPALLANLRDLARDRPRLLEEIGKLQRQVDLCMASHQEVLESRRNQGLLPAAKLVASREGLLRMDALRQQIDAIQNLSPERAEIGENDTKGQLLRAGLTSLSAGVVGIGAGVYAFWLARIMLGHKERERQLVEARLQAERSSREKSAFLANMSHEIRTPMNAILGFCELLASELKHPRQLQYLHAMRSSADSLLQLMNDILDMSKIEAGVLELRPEPTDPKEICDFLQTVFSEPASKKSIKLECHISEELPRALLIDRVRLRQVLINLVGNAVKFTDRGKVAVQVRGLNLDDRSNITLVIEVIDTGVGIPEHRLDAIFQPFVQAGTHREKETSGTGLGLSIVQRLTEKMGGSVRATSVLGQGSTFRLEFRDVPVSARASSSDPSEASPSLNFDALQPSTIMVVDDNETNRHLVQGIFAGSRHRLVLASDGRDALLKARLERPDVILLDLRMPVMDGRETLPELRKIPGMESIPIIAVTASSLLNDEQELKRMFTGYIRKPFTRQGLFEELAKFIPASPDSSGAAVVSPLPTGRPSPGNAAPELIAILEQMEREVWPEVRATGAFGESRRFAGALMELATVWHCPYLQSYGLELARHADSYALVELEQSLAAFTSVISALKGHRTS
- a CDS encoding lmo0937 family membrane protein, which translates into the protein MLYTLALILIIAWLLGLVSSYTMGGFIHILLVVAIVVVLVRVIQGKKVN
- a CDS encoding DUF3185 family protein, coding for MNKNLGLVLIICGIVVTILGVSASESFSSELSRFFTGSPTEKSIWLLLLGVALTSVGAVLRLGKA
- a CDS encoding DUF892 family protein — protein: MKTPTLTLTEAPSTPKPPGTQKPRAKRRKKSKPRTRKAPSSPLQRIFLSELADVLHAEKQQVKALPLLARAVHEPALKQAINDHAKATREHVKRDQQIFKLLGKPAPHRPCVGMRGIIGEARKSLQGAPSASKDALIVASAQKAEHYEIATYGTLLAWAKTLQQDKITQLLETTLREEESTDALLTRISEARLNQDAADNKTNKLKPQQRTDMPRDNEPVWDNAPQHRHSTSEQGEYERERHPDEWREGNGRRYFPEDDEDIDSPRSSSGGRHRDEDREGQDRDYERYSDRDRPTFRTEYDDSRRSFPRVEYSNSEREGDWDRGPERERDDHGRSPTRSRSSASREEGDDRYSDHQMNRGSSGWRSSDTSRDRDQYGRFEGQNYGGDSSAYSNDRRSSARSSGSSSDRDRDNQGRYRSENRSSSSSGEGSQRGQTGRSGYSSRSNQDRFQGESRSSADRSYETRRSSDDASRGSSRPGSNRSARNQADQGRYARDRESNSENRSRSSSRSDTRAGERDASRRRTGVITAGDHRSNRDEQGRFRGEAGSSSAGDRGERSYSDEDDDNRTGWNRRSYSSYSESN